CATATGGGACAAAAAAGTCACAGGAAAAGCCTCTAACCGGTTTCTTCGAGGCAATGCCACCTACTTCACGCCTACGAAACGAGGCGATCTCACATCGGTCGATACCAGAGAACTGGTCTATAGCAAAGGCCGGAAAACCAAACCTCCCACTCTGGAAATTCGGGTCTTTGATTCCAACATTCCGGAATTTGTCGTGGCTAATTTATGTCTGGTGAAAGCAGTCTGTCTGCGATGGCTAAGGGGAGAAGCCGCCGCCAATCGAATGAGCCATGCCGATTACCTCCTCGCCCGCACAGAAGCCGCCACTAAAGGGATGAAAGCCAGGCTTCCCTGGAAACGTGAATGGATGCCGGCCCCGGACTATTTAGACCAGTTCTTGTGGGAGCACCGTGAGGAATTCGATGCCATGGATATTCCTGAAGAAATTTATGAGGTCCTGCGCCTGCTCAAACGCCGGTATAACGGAGCCCGCCTCATTCATGATGCGGTGGCTCTGGCCATTCGCGAGCACCCGCAAACCTGGCAACGCCGGTTCGCCAAACGCTATCGCTCAGGATTGGGTCATTTGCTCAGTGGGAATACCTTGCAGGATTTTGCAGCAGAACTCGAAGTGCCCTTTCCCAGCACCGAACGGGTCTGGCTGGGCCGGAAACGAGCATCCATCGATGAGTAAACGCTATCCCGCTCCGTTAATCGGGATCACCTGTGAAGCCGTGTCTAAACGCAAGGACTTCGCCAACTACGACTTGTTATGTGATCACCGCTATGCGGCCGCCGTCACCGAAGCGGGCGGACACCCCGTATTGCTCCCGATTAACCACAGGGAAACCCTTCGCAATCGCTATCTAGAGGGCATCGACGGGTTGGTTATTGTCGGAGGAGACGATTTGGATCCCACCTGGTATGGAGAACGTCCCAAAAAACGCACAAAAGTGGCGTTTCAAAACCGGTCCAAATTTGAAGCCTGGTTATACAAGGCCGGGAAAACTCGGCGGTTGCCCATTTTAGGAATCTGCTATGGCATGCAGCTGATCAATGTCCTGGAAGGCGGAACTCTTCATCAACATATTCATCCCCCCAAGAAGGGCTACAATGTGGATCATGAAGGCAAGAAAAACGGGCTGCATCCGGTCCGAGTCATTCAGGGCACTCGATTAGCAAAAATTCTCGGAAAGGGTCGCAAGATAGTGGCCACACAACATCATCAGGGCGTCCGGACTCTGGCCCCGGATTTCATTCCTGCCGCCATCGCCAGCGACGGACTCATTGAGGCGATGGAACATCCCAAATACCCTCAGATTTTTACCATTCAGTGGCATCCGGAACGACAACTTCGCAGCCAAACCACACAACGGCTCTTGCGGGCCTTCGTCCGATCCTGCCAACACTACCAGCGAAGAAGAAACTCGTAAGGCCTTTCACTCGTCCAATTGTCCAACCCAAACATCGTAATCCATACGGGCAAGGAATCAGAAAATGAAACGGGGAAGAGTGGCAGGCTGTGCCATGCGGCAATCTGAAAGGCACTCATCCGGCATGGGAGTGTTGAATAATAAGGATGTTCAAGGGCAAAATTGCCCAGGATTAGATGACTCATCAAAGGCTCCGGGTCGGTTCAAAAAAGCATGCCCTGAGTCTGCCCGAAGGGTCCGTCCAGCATGGCCGCAGCCGTTTTTACGCGCAGAGCGTACGCTGAGTACGTGAGCACGGGAAAATGACGAGAACGCCGCTGGCGGCTTTTTTCAACAGACCCTGCATGAGACATTGGCACGGTGAACCGGCAAGCCCGCACCATATGGTCATTCTGAGCCGGAGGCGAAGAATCTGTGCCAAGATTGAAGAGGCACATCTGGGCGAGATCCTTCGGTTCTCTCAGGATGAAAAAGCTTATTCAGGATAGAGACATGTTACAAACGCATTCCCCAATCCTCCATCCGGTATGCGGGCTGTAGCATTCCTGGAATTCTTACCACAAGATGATCATAATCCGTTGAAATTTCACCCAATGATGTCCTGGCAACATCCCTGGAAACTCCAAGCCAAGGCCTCCCTCATCATCATCCTCATTGTGGGCGGGGCCATTCTGGTTACCGAACTCTTGCATCAATATTATGTGGCGGAATTGGCCAAAGATGTCATTCACTCCAAATCTCTTGTCCTTCTGCGGCAAATCGGCGCGCGCTTTCAATCAGAAAAGCATTTTCACAATGCGATATTGCGGGAGAAATATTTAAAAGATTTGATGAGCCGGAACCCGGACCTCATCTTCCTCCGTGTGTATGGGAAAGGCGCCAAACCCGATGAACCGCCTATATTGCTGACGCAAGTGGGAGATACCAAGGACGCTTCAAGTGAAATCCCGTTGATGGTCACCCACACCTTCCAATTCGAAGAACCCCAAGGCCGCTTTCACAATCAACCCGGTGACGATCGGCTCAAACTCTCCACGCCTCTTGCCATACAGGGAAAAACCACCGGGGTCATCTACGCCGAATATTGGACGGGACAACTCACCACCATCACCCGATTCTTTCTCAATTGGTCGCTCATCATCAGCCTGATCATGGGATTCGGCATCGTGGCGGCGTTAAACTTCTTTCTCTACCGGCATGTGATCCGTCCACTTGGACGCCTAAAAGCCGGGCTGGCTGAAGTCGAAAAGGGCCAATGGGCCACCCTGGTCTCGATAGAAAAAACAGACGAAATAGGCGATTTAGC
Above is a window of Nitrospiraceae bacterium DNA encoding:
- a CDS encoding gamma-glutamyl-gamma-aminobutyrate hydrolase family protein, which codes for MSKRYPAPLIGITCEAVSKRKDFANYDLLCDHRYAAAVTEAGGHPVLLPINHRETLRNRYLEGIDGLVIVGGDDLDPTWYGERPKKRTKVAFQNRSKFEAWLYKAGKTRRLPILGICYGMQLINVLEGGTLHQHIHPPKKGYNVDHEGKKNGLHPVRVIQGTRLAKILGKGRKIVATQHHQGVRTLAPDFIPAAIASDGLIEAMEHPKYPQIFTIQWHPERQLRSQTTQRLLRAFVRSCQHYQRRRNS